Genomic window (Chionomys nivalis chromosome 7, mChiNiv1.1, whole genome shotgun sequence):
CAAAGGGAGAAAGTACATGCCTACatacataaaacagaaacaaattgtGAAGGAGGAATGACCGTTAAAGCTGGGTAAACTTAGAATTAAGTACATTAGCTGCAGGCCTCAGTAGAAACACATGTAGAAACCTGGATGAAGTGTGTAATTGCTTAAGGAAATACATACTACCAAAAATTAACATCTCagagtcagaaactggaaacagaccAGTTTCCATGGCatagagaaaattaagaaatgatcCCACAAAACCTGAGGCCCAGATGGTTTTGCAGAAGAATTTTATCAAGCCTACATAGTTCCAATGTTCCACAAACTATTCCACaacatagaaaaggaagaaagattccCAGTTACTTGTATGAAGTAAGtataactctgataccaaaatcaagcaaagaaatacatagaaaaaaTACAGGTCACTATATTTCATGAACATCATTAGAAAAATTCTAAGCAACTTACTATTAGAGCCTGCCACTATATGAAAAAATAGTCTAACACAAGCAAGTGAAATCTATTTCAACACTGTATAAGGTTGGTTCAGtatttgaaaacacacacacacacacacacatatcactaCACATTACTATAAGGAAAATATTATCACCACAGATTATAgtaagcctttgacaaaatttaaagtctattcataataaatagaaaatactgaAGATAATAAAAGTAGATATACCTTTTCATACTCTAAATATACAGTGTTAGTCCTAAAACCAGTACTTTATTTAATGAGAAACGCTAGAGGCATTTCTCCCAAGAATAAGAACAAGGTAAGGGGTCGACCATCTCTACAACTATTTACCCTACACAAGAGGTATTAGCCAGAATAATTAGACAAAAATTATTGtagacataaaatgaataaaataaattatctctaCAAATGACACATaccagctgggcatgatggtgcacacctttaatctcagcacttgggaggcaaaggcaggtagatctctgtaagttcaaggccagctggaaatacatagtgagaccctgtctctaaaaataaattcacaagTAATATATACCTGGAAAATATATGAGGATCAGTGATGGAACTaactataataataaaagtgGTTGGTGAATTAATAGGATCTAAAGTTAACATGCAAAATTGAATAGGCCTAAGGAAGAGAAGTCAGTCACAAAAGCTCACATATAAAGACTCCATTTAGATAGgtccaaaataagtaaatctacGGAGACAATGTAGATTAGTCCTTGCTTAGGCTAAGATTAGTGGGTAGTGGGGCAAAGGTGATGGATATGATGCCTGCTGTGGCTGCAGTTTCTCTGTGACAGAACAAGAATGCTAAAATGGAGAGTTTTGTCCATAACTCTGTGGGTGTTGTCAGAACCAGTAACTTGTGTACTGTAAATGGGTGATTGTATACATTGTTAATGAAATCTcaataaagttgtttttaaaaatgtaggtgtgctgggcatggtgacacatgctcttaatcccagagtttgggaggcagaggtaaacggatctctgagtttgaagccaccctagtcaacagagtaagttccagaacagccagggctgttacacagagaaaccctgtctcaaaaaaccaataaccaaaacaaacaaacaaacaaacaaacagccccaaagccccaaacaaaccaaacaaactaaaaaaatcaaGTATAATTGTAAAGCTGAAGCCTCAAAGGAGACGAGCTTTTGGAAATGACTACAATGTTTTATACCTTGGCTGTGAAGTATGAAATATGTAATTTTGCAAACCtcttcaaaacacacaaaaactaatCCTTGCTAAAGATTTTAAATGATAGGCTTTGCATACATTTCTAATGCATTATGTAGTAAGGAACTCCACTTACAATAGGAAAGATTAAATACCAGGGAATAAATTTACCTAGATTTATGCAAAATCTATaatgaataattttgttttgagatatggtttctctgggtagccctggctgttctggaactctctatgtagaccaggctggcttcaaactcagaaatcccgTCTTAGCCtccttaatgctgggattaaaagcatgggccaCCACGTGAATgcatttttagttattatttattgaaaacattCCCGAAGGAATTCAAAAGTAGATTGAACAAATAGAACTACATCTTCTGTGTTTTAAAAGGATTTAACATTTCCCAagattttatattacatataaattatataaatatatattatataaacatatacttatatatttatatattatataagtgTAATATATATAAACCAAGTAATtaggaatttatatttttattgcatgtgaatgggtgttttaTGTGCCATTTTAGGTGCCTgatgcccaaggagaccagaagagggcgtcaaattccctggaactggagttaaaaggcgccatgtgggtgctagagacaAAACCTGGGTCACCTGGAAGAGTAGACAGCGCTATTAACTCATtgggccgtctctccagctcatgTAACTAGCGATTTCAATAAAGTTCAGTGAGAATAACTAAGCATGCCAAACTCCCACTTCTCTGAGGTACTGAAGTAGCTACATCCAAGAACTTCTCATAGGTTTCTGGGTTATCTTAAATGTCCTACAGTCCTTTTTCAGGCCACCCATTAAGTAAATTAGAGGGATTCATGGCTCCAAGACAGACTGAGGGGGGCTGCCTGGCTGCCTACTGACTGGAATGTATGTGAGAACTGACGGGAAGGCTAACAGGAAGACTGACATAAGGGAAGACTGGAAGGAGGGCTGACAGGCGGCCTGACTGAGGGCCGCATTCACAAGATGGCAGCACAGCCGCCCACAGCACCCGCCCTGACAGGAGGGTCCCGCCACCTGCTCGCGCCGCTTGCTCCAGGCCCCTGGGCGCCGTCGGCGCTCTCGACCTCCGCAGCTGGAAAGAGGTGGAGTCGGGGATGGCGGCGACCTGGGCCTGGGTGCCGGTGGGCAGCTCTCGTCCCGGGGACCCACTCTCCGCGGCCGCTCGCTCCACGACGGAGCAGGCCCCGAGCCCTGGGCCTTGATGGCGGAGACCTCGGGGGTCCCTCAACTGCCACACGCCACCGCGGTGCGAGGCGAAGCGGGTCACGTAGATCAAGGGAGGCCGCTGCGGCCGTTGGTGGCTGCCGGCCGGAACCATGTCTGTCTTCAGCTCCTACCCGGGCAggactggggtgtgtgtgtttggggggggaaGGCACGTGCAGCCggcgggagggggtggggagacgTGGGAGCGGACCAATGAGAGCAGTGGGCGGGGCTTCCTAGCCCCCCATGGGGCGGGGCCTGGGAACAGGAGGCCAGAACCCTGGAGGAGCCTGGTACTGGGTTTGGGAAGTTGAGGAGTGGGCCACTGAGTAGCTTGGAGTCCGGGCTCCAGGtaaagaaggaatgaaggagaggagggatgcTAGGCGGCTAGAAGACTGATAGCTTGGAGCAGTGgcatttttgcttttctcttgtttCCTATAAGccgattcttttcttttttgttttttgttgtttgtttgctttttttcctagACGGGTCTCTCGGTGcagccctgactttcctggaattcactccactgaccaggctgaccttgaactcagagacccgcctgcctctgcctcccgagtaaaggcgtgcgccaccgctgcaGGATTTATAAACCACTGCTTTTCAGACTAGCCACTCGATACGGTTGTGGGGTCAGACCCCAGCCAATGAAGACAAGGCACAGGCATCACCTGAGTTAGAACTGAAACCAAGTGCACTTCCTGTTTCAGAGTTCACTCTTCCTAGTGCACGCTTGATTGTGAGAAATGTTTGCCTGGTCCAGACACGTCAGTTGGAGTAGTGATCTCTTTCTTGCTCCTGCTAATCCCACCGGTCGAGAATaagaccaccaccaccatcttaaATCAGGTTTGAAGCAAGCTTTagttaaatactggccaggaagGTGGACTCTGGCCAGGACCACTCCTGGGTTCCCAGGAAATGGCCACAAGTCGTGTTTTGCAGGGACTTGAAAAGGAAAAACCCATAGAGTCACCGTGTTTCCCATCAGGTCTAGTCAGGGGCAAGCATATATCGTGACGCGTTTCCTGCCCAC
Coding sequences:
- the C7H5orf47 gene encoding uncharacterized protein C5orf47 homolog, with protein sequence MVPAGSHQRPQRPPLIYVTRFASHRGGVWQLRDPRGLRHQGPGLGACSVVERAAAESGSPGRELPTGTQAQVAAIPDSTSFQLRRSRAPTAPRGLEQAARAGLKQKTVAEEFDFPIPLNESSKTMKEMKKVLAWKKVSKVISRMIAENENYRHRLKCQNLSSEIGVSTR